In Pseudomonas poae, a single genomic region encodes these proteins:
- a CDS encoding XRE family transcriptional regulator, which yields MSSLAMSSFVEQQIVLHQFTAKHSVQARAMLGWSREDLARQAGIAVDEVQRFESHAEVEDETRLTLAFRLEAEGLVFFPGFAPGWGMSVRRFDSESTEPAAQGIIDRLMGSTAPQPNGV from the coding sequence ATGTCCTCCCTGGCAATGAGCTCTTTCGTCGAACAACAGATCGTCCTGCATCAATTCACCGCAAAACACAGTGTACAAGCCCGTGCGATGCTGGGCTGGAGTCGGGAAGACCTGGCCCGCCAGGCTGGTATAGCGGTGGATGAGGTGCAACGCTTTGAAAGTCACGCCGAGGTCGAAGATGAAACCCGTTTGACCCTGGCGTTTAGGCTGGAGGCTGAGGGGCTGGTGTTTTTCCCGGGGTTTGCACCGGGGTGGGGGATGAGTGTGCGCCGGTTTGACAGCGAATCCACTGAGCCCGCTGCGCAAGGCATCATCGATCGCTTGATGGGTTCGACAGCCCCCCAACCGAATGGTGTCTAG
- a CDS encoding MFS transporter codes for MATYSLVIRRLMICSVTIVVSRAMTSPLLALLLSTRLGLNQQDIGLLMGIAVFIATLLGLYGGYIIDRLEKRKLLILAMLSSSIGFLLLTFASNLYLTTLTLVITEAASALFLIGSKAIISENLPVGDRAKVFSLRYTLTNVGYATGPMIGVVIAGHMQLAPFLIASAIAFGSLFLMIGIPPTQRDDSNKPLSFLTTLRTLRSDRTLILFTSGSLLSTIVHGRYTLYLSQFLLVAYKPAEALKILSAVLACNAITVILMQYQIGRFLKREQLRYWIVLGTLLFICGLIGFSLADSLVTWCVAMFVFTLGEMIIYPSEFLFIDTIAPDALRGSYYGAQNLAAFGGAMSPVICGYLLINAAPTSMFYALGALTAVGGSLCFLSGRRVAGSC; via the coding sequence GTGGCCACCTACTCCCTGGTAATCCGCCGCCTGATGATCTGCTCGGTGACCATCGTGGTCAGCCGCGCCATGACCAGCCCGTTGCTGGCCTTGCTGTTGAGCACCCGCCTAGGCCTCAACCAACAGGACATCGGCCTGCTGATGGGCATCGCCGTGTTCATCGCCACACTGCTTGGCCTGTACGGCGGCTACATCATCGACCGCCTGGAAAAGCGCAAGCTGCTGATCCTGGCCATGCTGTCCAGCTCCATAGGCTTTCTATTGCTGACTTTTGCCAGCAACCTCTACCTCACCACGTTGACCCTGGTGATCACCGAAGCGGCGTCGGCCCTGTTCCTGATCGGTTCCAAAGCCATCATCAGTGAGAACCTGCCGGTGGGCGACCGGGCCAAGGTGTTTTCGTTGCGCTATACGCTGACCAACGTTGGCTACGCGACCGGCCCAATGATCGGCGTGGTGATCGCCGGCCACATGCAACTGGCGCCATTTCTGATCGCCAGCGCCATCGCGTTTGGCAGCCTGTTCCTGATGATCGGCATCCCGCCCACCCAACGGGATGACAGCAACAAACCCTTGAGCTTCCTGACTACCCTGCGCACCTTGCGCAGTGATCGCACGTTGATCCTGTTCACCAGCGGCAGCCTGTTGAGCACCATAGTCCACGGGCGCTATACGCTTTATCTGTCACAGTTTTTGCTGGTGGCCTACAAGCCCGCCGAAGCGCTGAAAATTCTGTCTGCGGTGCTGGCGTGCAATGCCATCACCGTGATCTTGATGCAGTACCAGATCGGCCGTTTTCTCAAACGCGAGCAACTGCGTTATTGGATCGTGTTGGGTACCCTGCTGTTCATCTGCGGGTTGATCGGGTTCAGCCTGGCGGACAGCCTGGTTACCTGGTGCGTGGCAATGTTCGTGTTCACCCTGGGCGAGATGATCATCTACCCGTCGGAATTTCTATTTATCGACACCATCGCCCCGGATGCGCTGCGCGGCAGTTACTACGGTGCGCAAAACCTGGCGGCCTTTGGCGGGGCGATGAGCCCGGTGATTTGTGGGTATTTGCTGATCAATGCGGCGCCGACCAGTATGTTTTATGCGCTGGGGGCACTGACTGCGGTGGGCGGCTCTCTGTGTTTCTTGAGTGGGCGGCGCGTAGCAGGTTCTTGCTGA
- a CDS encoding amino acid ABC transporter ATP-binding protein: MRSIVKAVNLNKYYDQYHALRDINIEVEQGEVMCIIGPSGSGKSTLLRCVNQLEKIDKGGLWVDGELVGYRVVGNKLHEMNESQIARQRLATGMVFQRFNLFPHMTVLQNIIEGPCQVLKRSPKEATEDALELLARVGLADKRNAYPVELSGGQQQRVAIARALAMRPKLMLFDEPTSALDPELVGEVLSVMRDLATTGMTMIVVTHELGFAREVSNRMVFMDAGQIVEAGSPEEILISPQNPRTQSFISAVRT, from the coding sequence ATGAGAAGCATCGTCAAGGCCGTCAACCTGAACAAGTATTACGACCAGTATCACGCCCTGCGCGATATCAATATCGAGGTCGAGCAAGGCGAGGTGATGTGCATCATCGGCCCGTCGGGTTCCGGCAAAAGCACCCTGCTGCGTTGCGTCAATCAGCTGGAAAAAATCGACAAGGGCGGCCTGTGGGTCGACGGCGAGTTGGTGGGTTACCGGGTGGTCGGCAACAAGCTGCATGAGATGAACGAATCGCAGATCGCCCGCCAGCGCCTGGCCACCGGAATGGTGTTCCAACGTTTCAATTTGTTCCCGCACATGACCGTGCTGCAGAACATCATCGAAGGCCCGTGCCAAGTGCTCAAGCGCTCGCCCAAGGAAGCCACCGAAGACGCGCTGGAGCTACTCGCCCGTGTCGGCCTGGCGGACAAGCGCAATGCCTACCCGGTGGAATTGTCCGGTGGGCAACAGCAGCGTGTAGCGATTGCCCGTGCCTTGGCGATGCGCCCCAAGTTGATGCTGTTTGACGAACCCACGTCAGCCCTCGACCCGGAGCTTGTAGGCGAAGTGCTGTCGGTGATGCGTGATTTGGCCACCACCGGCATGACCATGATCGTGGTCACCCATGAATTGGGGTTTGCCCGTGAAGTGTCCAACCGCATGGTGTTTATGGATGCCGGCCAGATTGTGGAAGCCGGCAGCCCCGAAGAAATTCTAATAAGCCCACAAAACCCGCGTACCCAAAGCTTTATTTCTGCCGTTCGCACTTAA
- the argH gene encoding argininosuccinate lyase, with amino-acid sequence MSQPTDRLWGARFKTGPSAALAALSRCPERYFRLTPYDLAGSRAHARELQRAGLLDESETLRTLQALDAIGADFAAGNLHPTLDDEDVHTFIERVLTERLGALGGKLRAGRSRNDQTANDLRLFLRDHARTITTEVLGLQQALVEQAERHVESICPGFTHLQQAQPIVFAHHLLAHSQSMLRDVQRLVDWDARTALSPLGAAAMAGSAIARQPEHSAKEMGYTGPCENSIDAVASRDHVAEFLFVAGMLGVNISRLSEEFCLWSSRQFRWVVLDDAYATGSSIMPQKKNPDIAELARGKAGRLIGNLTGLMSTLKSLPLSYNRDLSEDKHSVLDSVDTLLLVLPAMAGMVATMKVQVEELRRQAPMGFTLATEVADWLATRGVPFKEAHEITGALVQACEKHEIELWEASPAMLAEVDARLTPEVRDCLTLEAAIAARSGWGGTAPERVWEQIGRLKVALAGQQKWAASYQGFRI; translated from the coding sequence ATGTCTCAACCCACCGACCGCCTTTGGGGCGCTCGTTTCAAGACCGGTCCGTCTGCTGCATTGGCCGCGTTGTCCCGTTGCCCCGAGCGCTACTTTCGCCTGACGCCTTACGACCTGGCGGGCTCCCGTGCCCATGCCCGTGAGTTGCAGCGCGCAGGCCTCTTGGATGAGTCGGAGACCCTGCGCACGCTGCAAGCCCTGGACGCTATCGGCGCTGACTTCGCCGCCGGCAACCTGCATCCGACCCTGGATGACGAGGACGTGCACACCTTCATCGAACGCGTACTCACCGAGCGCCTGGGCGCCCTGGGCGGCAAGCTGCGGGCCGGACGTTCGCGCAACGACCAGACGGCCAACGACTTGCGCCTTTTCCTACGGGACCATGCGCGCACCATCACCACCGAGGTGCTGGGTTTGCAGCAAGCGTTGGTGGAGCAGGCTGAGCGGCACGTCGAAAGCATCTGCCCTGGCTTCACCCACTTGCAGCAGGCGCAACCGATTGTGTTCGCCCATCACTTGCTGGCTCACTCGCAGTCGATGCTGCGCGATGTGCAGCGCCTGGTGGATTGGGATGCGCGCACAGCCCTGTCGCCGCTAGGTGCGGCAGCGATGGCTGGTTCTGCGATTGCCCGTCAGCCGGAGCACTCGGCCAAGGAAATGGGCTACACCGGGCCATGCGAAAACTCCATTGATGCCGTGGCCAGCCGCGACCATGTGGCGGAGTTCCTGTTTGTGGCGGGCATGCTCGGGGTGAATATTTCGCGCCTGTCGGAAGAGTTTTGCCTATGGTCTTCACGCCAGTTTCGCTGGGTGGTGTTGGACGATGCCTACGCCACCGGCAGCTCGATCATGCCGCAGAAAAAGAACCCGGACATCGCCGAATTGGCGCGAGGCAAGGCTGGGCGCTTGATTGGCAACCTGACCGGGTTGATGTCCACGCTCAAGTCGTTGCCACTCTCCTACAACCGCGACTTAAGCGAAGACAAGCACAGCGTATTGGACAGCGTGGATACCTTGTTGCTGGTGCTGCCGGCGATGGCCGGTATGGTCGCGACCATGAAGGTGCAAGTGGAAGAACTACGGCGTCAGGCGCCGATGGGTTTTACCTTGGCGACTGAGGTTGCGGATTGGTTGGCGACCCGTGGTGTGCCGTTCAAGGAAGCCCACGAGATTACCGGCGCGCTGGTACAGGCCTGCGAGAAACATGAGATTGAGTTGTGGGAAGCCTCGCCGGCGATGTTGGCAGAGGTGGATGCGCGGTTAACACCTGAGGTGCGCGACTGCCTGACCCTGGAAGCGGCGATTGCGGCGCGCAGTGGTTGGGGTGGGACGGCGCCGGAGCGGGTTTGGGAGCAGATTGGGCGGTTGAAGGTGGCGTTGGCTGGGCAGCAAAAGTGGGCCGCGAGTTACCAGGGTTTCAGGATTTAA
- a CDS encoding LysR family transcriptional regulator — METPLSTSGNIPPKPGTRPPLQLSGLDFKLLRVFMAVVEAGGFSAAQNELNVGLAAISKQISDLEIRIGMRLCTRGREGFGLTEEGKLVYQASIELFTSVDSFRDKLSSAQNELIGDLSVGVIDNTVSDVNSPLITALGKLHSDSPKIRLRLHASQLDEVERGVVEGRLIVGIVPVYQRREEFDYFPLYEEKAHAYCAVGHPLFNANDITPDALRQYEVVNHRYAIHRDKTNFVNYDSQSASASQVEAVAILILTGRFLGFLPEHYAAPLVREGRLRVLCPEHVHLSTAFNLILRHNAPRSPMVKAFAAALGVDLKAAI, encoded by the coding sequence ATGGAAACCCCACTTTCCACTTCTGGAAACATACCGCCAAAACCCGGCACACGACCGCCCCTGCAACTGAGTGGGCTGGACTTCAAATTGCTGCGCGTGTTCATGGCCGTGGTCGAAGCTGGCGGTTTCAGCGCTGCGCAAAACGAGCTGAACGTGGGCCTGGCAGCCATCAGCAAACAGATTTCCGACCTGGAAATCCGTATCGGCATGCGCTTGTGCACGCGGGGAAGGGAAGGCTTTGGGCTGACCGAAGAAGGCAAGCTGGTGTATCAAGCGTCCATCGAGTTATTTACCTCGGTCGACAGTTTTCGCGACAAGCTTAGTTCGGCGCAAAACGAATTGATCGGCGACCTTAGTGTGGGCGTAATAGATAACACCGTGTCCGACGTTAATTCACCACTCATTACCGCGCTGGGAAAATTACACAGCGACTCGCCAAAAATAAGATTGCGCCTACATGCCTCGCAACTCGACGAAGTTGAGCGCGGCGTCGTGGAAGGCCGCCTGATTGTCGGCATTGTGCCGGTGTACCAGCGTCGTGAAGAGTTCGACTACTTCCCGCTGTACGAAGAAAAGGCCCACGCCTACTGCGCTGTAGGACATCCACTGTTCAATGCCAATGACATCACCCCCGATGCCTTGCGCCAATACGAAGTGGTGAACCATCGTTACGCGATCCACCGCGACAAGACCAACTTCGTCAACTACGACAGCCAGTCCGCCTCGGCCTCACAAGTGGAAGCGGTCGCCATCCTGATCCTCACCGGTCGGTTCCTCGGATTTCTACCGGAACACTACGCCGCGCCGTTAGTAAGAGAAGGGCGCCTGCGCGTACTGTGCCCGGAGCATGTCCACTTGAGCACCGCGTTCAACCTCATCCTGCGTCACAACGCCCCCAGAAGCCCAATGGTAAAAGCCTTTGCCGCTGCGCTGGGCGTAGACCTCAAAGCCGCGATATAA
- a CDS encoding HAD-IB family hydrolase, protein MLEAGPADAKVLSVFDFDGTLTHHDSFVPFLKFAFGPGEFYGRMVKLAVPGLRFLLRQISRDELKAQLIRTFMTGVEKAWVQQKAQEYCQRYWTKLMRPSGLQSVADEVKSGAVVTLCSASPALVLQPFADRLGIKLIGTELEVVDGVLTGKLTGNNCRCENKVLRLEAVYGDLGEYRLRAWGDTRGDRELLAAAQDAHFRHFHAKKKRARLQR, encoded by the coding sequence ATGCTCGAAGCCGGCCCCGCTGACGCCAAAGTACTCTCCGTCTTTGACTTCGACGGCACCCTGACCCACCACGACAGTTTCGTGCCGTTCCTCAAGTTTGCCTTTGGCCCCGGCGAGTTCTATGGCCGGATGGTGAAACTGGCGGTACCTGGACTGCGGTTTTTGTTGCGGCAGATCAGCCGGGATGAGTTGAAGGCGCAGTTGATCCGCACCTTTATGACCGGGGTGGAGAAAGCTTGGGTTCAGCAAAAGGCGCAGGAGTATTGCCAGCGGTACTGGACCAAGTTGATGCGCCCCAGCGGTTTGCAGTCGGTGGCCGATGAAGTGAAGTCCGGGGCGGTGGTGACGCTGTGTTCGGCGTCGCCGGCGTTGGTGTTGCAGCCGTTTGCGGATCGGCTGGGGATCAAGTTGATCGGCACTGAGCTTGAGGTGGTCGATGGGGTGTTGACCGGTAAGCTCACCGGGAATAATTGCCGTTGCGAGAACAAGGTGCTCAGGCTTGAGGCGGTGTACGGGGACTTGGGGGAGTATCGGCTGCGGGCCTGGGGTGATACGCGTGGAGACCGGGAGTTGTTGGCGGCGGCGCAGGATGCGCATTTTCGGCATTTTCATGCGAAGAAGAAGCGGGCTCGGTTGCAGCGGTGA
- a CDS encoding ribonucleotide-diphosphate reductase subunit beta, with the protein MLSWDEFDKEEGEVATKGANAGHATEANMDRLDGAGAAAAIEARAVTANDSAAIIRAKAALDKLDVAEGLAELEGSAARVAVDEKRMINCRADLNQLVPFKYDWAWQKYLDGCANHWMPQEVNMTADIALWKNPEGLTDDERRIVMRNLGFFSTADSLVANNLVLAVYRLITNPECRQYILRQAFEEAIHTHAYQYCIESLAMDEGEIFNMYHEIPSVAKKAAWGLKYTRSISDPKFETGTVETDKELLRNLVAYYCVLEGIFFYCGFTQILSMGRRNKMTGVAEQFQYILRDESMHLNFGIDVINQIKIENPHLWDAEMKEEATQMILQGTQLEIEYARDTMPRGVLGMNAAMMEDYLKFIANRRLSQIGLKEEYPGTTNPFPWMSEIMDLKKEKNFFETRVIEYQTGGALSWD; encoded by the coding sequence ATGCTGAGCTGGGACGAATTCGACAAAGAAGAAGGCGAAGTAGCCACCAAAGGCGCCAACGCCGGCCACGCCACCGAAGCCAACATGGACCGCCTCGACGGTGCCGGCGCTGCCGCCGCCATCGAAGCCCGCGCCGTCACCGCCAATGACTCCGCCGCCATCATCCGTGCCAAGGCCGCCCTCGACAAACTCGACGTCGCCGAAGGCCTCGCCGAGCTGGAAGGCTCCGCCGCCCGCGTCGCCGTTGACGAAAAGCGCATGATCAACTGCCGCGCCGACCTCAACCAACTCGTGCCGTTCAAGTACGACTGGGCCTGGCAGAAGTACCTCGACGGCTGCGCCAACCACTGGATGCCGCAAGAGGTCAACATGACCGCCGACATCGCCCTGTGGAAAAACCCCGAAGGCCTGACCGACGACGAGCGCCGCATCGTCATGCGCAACCTGGGCTTCTTCTCCACCGCCGACTCGTTGGTAGCGAACAACCTGGTGCTGGCCGTGTACCGCCTGATCACCAACCCGGAGTGCCGCCAGTACATCCTGCGCCAGGCCTTCGAAGAAGCGATCCACACCCACGCCTACCAGTACTGCATCGAATCGCTGGCCATGGATGAAGGCGAGATCTTCAACATGTACCACGAGATTCCATCGGTCGCTAAAAAGGCAGCCTGGGGCCTGAAGTACACCCGTTCGATCTCCGATCCGAAGTTCGAAACCGGCACCGTCGAAACCGACAAAGAACTGCTGCGCAACCTGGTCGCCTACTACTGCGTGCTGGAAGGCATCTTCTTCTACTGCGGCTTCACCCAGATCCTGTCCATGGGCCGCCGCAACAAAATGACCGGCGTGGCCGAGCAGTTCCAATACATCCTGCGCGATGAGTCGATGCACCTGAACTTCGGTATCGACGTGATCAACCAGATCAAAATCGAAAACCCACATTTGTGGGATGCCGAGATGAAGGAAGAAGCGACCCAGATGATCCTGCAAGGGACTCAACTGGAGATCGAATACGCCCGCGATACCATGCCGCGCGGTGTATTGGGCATGAACGCGGCGATGATGGAGGATTACCTCAAGTTCATCGCGAATCGTCGTCTGTCGCAGATCGGCTTGAAGGAAGAGTATCCAGGGACGACTAACCCTTTCCCGTGGATGAGCGAGATCATGGACTTGAAGAAAGAGAAGAACTTCTTTGAGACGCGTGTGATCGAGTATCAGACGGGTGGCGCGCTGAGCTGGGATTGA
- a CDS encoding DUF2790 domain-containing protein: protein MKALVVMALSSLCATAALADEAPTDVASRNAPIVEDYTYSTHLDVAKVLSMSSIPEVCEVVPVKMEYEDSQGQRHILNYHVMGNGCSNG from the coding sequence ATGAAAGCTTTAGTAGTTATGGCCCTCAGCAGCTTGTGCGCCACCGCCGCCCTGGCCGACGAAGCCCCGACTGACGTAGCTAGCCGCAACGCCCCGATTGTCGAGGACTACACTTACAGCACCCACTTGGACGTTGCCAAAGTATTGTCGATGAGCAGCATTCCAGAAGTCTGCGAAGTGGTACCGGTAAAAATGGAATATGAAGACTCCCAAGGTCAGCGTCATATTCTTAATTACCATGTGATGGGCAATGGTTGCTCTAACGGATAA
- a CDS encoding ABC transporter substrate-binding protein, with protein sequence MKKLVLLGALALSVLSMQAFADEKPLKIGIEAAYPPFASKAPDGSIVGFDYDIGNALCEEMKVKCVWVEQEFDGLIPALKVRKIDAILSSMSITDDRKKSVDFTNRYYLSPAQLVMKEGTAVSDSLDELKGKKIGVQRGSIHDRFAKEVLAPKGATVVPYSSQNEIYLDVEAGRLDGTVADATLLQDGFLKTPAGKGYAFVGPQFTDAKYFGDGIGIAVRKGDKAELDKINAAIAAIRANGKYKQIQDKYFDFDIYGADPK encoded by the coding sequence ATGAAGAAACTCGTGCTGTTGGGCGCCCTGGCGCTGTCCGTGCTGTCCATGCAGGCTTTCGCTGATGAGAAGCCCCTGAAGATTGGTATCGAAGCGGCTTACCCTCCGTTTGCCTCGAAGGCGCCGGATGGCAGCATCGTGGGCTTTGACTACGACATCGGCAACGCCCTGTGCGAAGAGATGAAGGTCAAGTGTGTATGGGTCGAGCAAGAGTTCGACGGCCTGATCCCTGCGCTGAAAGTGCGCAAGATCGACGCGATCCTGTCGTCCATGTCCATCACTGACGACCGCAAGAAGTCGGTGGACTTCACCAACCGCTACTACCTGAGCCCAGCACAGCTGGTGATGAAGGAAGGCACCGCCGTCAGCGACAGCCTGGATGAATTGAAAGGCAAGAAAATCGGCGTGCAGCGCGGTTCGATCCACGATCGCTTCGCCAAGGAAGTCCTGGCTCCTAAAGGCGCCACGGTTGTTCCTTACAGCTCGCAGAACGAAATCTACCTGGACGTGGAAGCCGGTCGCCTTGACGGTACCGTGGCTGACGCCACCCTGCTGCAAGACGGTTTCCTGAAAACCCCGGCCGGTAAAGGCTACGCGTTCGTGGGCCCACAGTTCACCGACGCCAAGTACTTCGGTGACGGCATCGGTATCGCGGTACGTAAAGGCGACAAGGCCGAGCTGGACAAGATCAACGCGGCCATCGCAGCGATCCGTGCCAACGGCAAATACAAGCAAATCCAGGACAAATACTTCGACTTCGATATTTACGGCGCTGACCCTAAGTAA
- a CDS encoding ABC transporter permease: MLKGYGAVILDGAWLTLQLALSSMALAIVLGLIGVALRLSPVRWLAWLGDLYSTVIRGIPDLVLILLIFYGGQDLLNRVAPMLGYDDYIDLNPLAAGIGTLGFIFGAYLSETFRGAFMAIPKGQAEAGLAYGMSSFQVFFRVMVPQMIRLAIPGFTNNWLVLTKATALISVVGLQDMMFKAKQAADATREPFTFFLAVAAMYLVITSVSLLALRHLEKRYSVGVRAADL; this comes from the coding sequence ATGTTGAAAGGCTACGGGGCCGTCATCCTCGATGGCGCATGGTTGACGCTTCAGCTCGCCTTGTCGTCCATGGCCTTGGCCATTGTTCTGGGTCTGATCGGGGTCGCGTTGCGCCTGTCGCCGGTGCGCTGGTTGGCCTGGCTGGGTGACTTGTACTCCACAGTGATCCGCGGGATCCCTGACCTGGTGCTGATCCTGCTGATTTTCTACGGCGGCCAGGACCTGCTTAACCGCGTCGCGCCGATGCTCGGCTATGACGACTATATCGACTTGAACCCCTTGGCCGCCGGTATCGGCACCCTGGGTTTCATCTTTGGCGCCTACCTCTCGGAAACCTTCCGTGGCGCCTTCATGGCCATTCCCAAGGGCCAGGCCGAGGCCGGCCTTGCGTATGGCATGAGCAGTTTCCAGGTGTTTTTCCGGGTGATGGTGCCGCAGATGATTCGTCTGGCGATCCCCGGCTTCACCAACAACTGGCTGGTACTCACCAAGGCCACCGCGCTGATCTCGGTGGTGGGTTTGCAAGACATGATGTTCAAGGCCAAGCAGGCGGCAGATGCCACTCGCGAGCCTTTTACCTTCTTCCTCGCAGTGGCGGCGATGTACCTGGTGATCACCAGCGTGTCGTTGCTGGCCCTGCGTCATCTTGAGAAGCGCTACTCGGTAGGCGTAAGGGCGGCTGATCTATGA
- a CDS encoding ABC transporter permease: MIFDYNVIWEAMPLYLGGLLTTLKLLAISLFFGLLAALPLGLMRVSKQPVVNGAAWLYTYVIRGTPMLVQLFLIYYGLAQFEAVRESFLWPLLSSATFCACLAFAINTSAYTAEIIAGSLKATPNGEIEAAKAMGMSRYKLYRRILLPSALRRALPQYSNEVIMMLQTTSLASIVTLIDITGAARTVNAQFYLPFEAYITAGVFYLCLTFILVRLFKLAERRWLSYLAPRKH, from the coding sequence ATGATCTTCGACTACAACGTCATCTGGGAGGCCATGCCGCTGTACCTTGGCGGCCTGCTGACCACCCTGAAACTGCTCGCCATCTCGTTATTTTTCGGCCTGCTCGCCGCCTTGCCCCTGGGCTTGATGCGTGTGTCCAAGCAGCCGGTCGTCAACGGCGCGGCCTGGCTCTACACCTACGTGATCCGCGGCACGCCGATGCTGGTGCAGTTGTTCTTGATCTACTACGGCCTGGCCCAGTTCGAAGCCGTACGTGAAAGCTTCCTGTGGCCGCTGCTGTCCAGCGCCACGTTCTGTGCGTGCCTGGCGTTTGCGATCAACACCAGTGCCTACACGGCCGAGATCATTGCCGGTAGCCTCAAGGCCACCCCTAATGGCGAGATCGAAGCGGCCAAGGCCATGGGTATGTCGCGCTACAAGCTGTACCGCCGCATCCTGTTGCCATCGGCCTTGCGCCGCGCGCTGCCGCAGTACAGCAACGAAGTGATCATGATGCTGCAGACCACCAGCCTGGCCTCCATCGTCACCTTGATCGACATCACCGGTGCCGCGCGCACGGTGAACGCCCAGTTCTACCTGCCGTTCGAAGCCTATATCACCGCCGGTGTGTTCTACCTGTGCCTGACCTTCATCCTGGTGCGCCTGTTCAAGTTGGCCGAGCGCCGCTGGCTGAGCTACCTGGCTCCACGGAAGCACTGA
- a CDS encoding aspartate aminotransferase family protein, producing MSVEQAPVQRADFDQVMVPNYAPAAFIPVRGEGSRVWDQAGRELIDFAGGIAVNVLGHAHPALVGALTEQANKLWHVSNVFTNEPALRLAHKLIDATFAERVFFCNSGAEANEAAFKLARRVAFDRFGTEKYEIIAALNSFHGRTLFTVNVGGQSKYSDGFGPKITGITHVPYNDLAALKAAVSDKTCAVVLEPIQGEGGVLPAELAYLQGARELCDANNALLVFDEVQTGMGRSGHLFAYQHYGVTPDILTSAKSLGGGFPIAAMLTTEALAKHLVVGTHGTTYGGNPLACAVAEAVIDVINTPEVLAGVNAKHDLFKARLEQIGKQYGIFTEVRGMGLLIGCVLSDAFKGKAKDVFNAAEKENLMILQAGPDVVRFAPSLVVEDADIKEGLDRFERAVKALTQA from the coding sequence ATGTCCGTTGAGCAAGCCCCGGTGCAACGTGCCGATTTCGACCAGGTCATGGTTCCCAACTACGCACCTGCCGCATTCATCCCCGTGCGTGGCGAAGGTTCGCGCGTGTGGGACCAGGCGGGTCGCGAGCTGATCGACTTTGCCGGCGGCATCGCGGTCAACGTATTGGGCCATGCCCACCCGGCTTTGGTCGGTGCGCTGACCGAACAGGCCAACAAGCTGTGGCACGTCTCCAACGTTTTTACCAATGAGCCGGCCCTGCGCCTGGCCCACAAGTTGATCGACGCCACTTTTGCCGAGCGCGTGTTCTTCTGCAACTCCGGCGCCGAGGCCAACGAGGCCGCGTTCAAGCTGGCCCGTCGCGTTGCGTTCGACCGTTTCGGCACTGAGAAGTACGAGATCATCGCAGCGCTGAACAGCTTCCACGGCCGTACCCTGTTCACCGTCAACGTCGGTGGCCAGTCCAAGTACTCCGATGGCTTCGGTCCTAAAATCACCGGCATCACCCACGTGCCTTATAACGACCTGGCTGCGCTGAAAGCCGCCGTGTCGGACAAGACCTGCGCCGTAGTACTGGAGCCGATCCAGGGCGAAGGCGGCGTACTGCCGGCTGAACTGGCTTACCTGCAAGGTGCACGCGAACTGTGCGACGCGAACAACGCGCTGCTGGTGTTCGACGAAGTACAAACCGGCATGGGCCGCAGCGGCCACCTGTTCGCCTACCAGCATTACGGCGTCACGCCAGACATCCTCACCAGCGCCAAAAGCCTGGGCGGCGGTTTCCCGATTGCAGCGATGCTCACCACCGAAGCGTTGGCCAAGCACCTGGTGGTCGGCACCCACGGCACCACCTACGGCGGCAACCCGCTGGCGTGTGCAGTGGCCGAGGCGGTGATCGACGTGATCAACACGCCAGAAGTACTGGCCGGTGTGAACGCCAAGCACGACCTGTTCAAGGCGCGCCTGGAACAGATCGGCAAGCAATACGGCATCTTCACCGAAGTGCGCGGCATGGGCCTGTTGATTGGTTGCGTATTGAGCGACGCGTTCAAAGGCAAGGCCAAGGACGTGTTCAACGCGGCCGAGAAAGAAAACCTGATGATCCTGCAAGCCGGTCCGGACGTGGTGCGTTTTGCGCCGAGTTTGGTGGTGGAGGATGCGGACATCAAGGAAGGCCTGGATCGTTTTGAGCGTGCTGTGAAGGCGTTGACGCAAGCCTGA